The proteins below are encoded in one region of Paracoccus methylovorus:
- a CDS encoding aldehyde dehydrogenase yields MSTESLPKLSMYIDGQWVAPTSGEYLETVDPYTAKPWALVPRGNAEDADRAIQAAHRAFKEGPWGRMHPSARGRIISKFGDLIEANADALAEIEVRDNGRLLAEMRHQIRYIPRWYHYYAGLADKIEGAVHPCDKDALSFSRHEPLGVCVGIVPWNAPLFLFSLKAAPALAAGCTLVMKPAEYTSATALKLMELVDEAGFPPGVINVVTGYGPEVGEPLVTHPLTRHVGFTGSTKTGAHLYSLAAKDIKRVSLELGGKSPNIVFDDANLDNAVRGVVGGIFGAVGQTCIAGSRLLVHRKVHDEFLEKLTAFTTTARIGDPKHMETRIGPIANAMQYQKVLDYIDIAGKEGADLILGGKRPNIEECASGFFIEPTIFAGVNNDMRIAREEVFGPVLAAIPFDEPEEAIAIANDSEFGLAAGVWTADMRRALLMSQRIEAGSVWVNTYRDVSYTTPFGGYKKSGIGRENGIEGIREFLQTKAIWLSTAEEIADPFVIG; encoded by the coding sequence ATGTCCACGGAAAGCCTGCCGAAACTGTCCATGTATATCGATGGCCAATGGGTCGCCCCCACTTCGGGGGAGTATCTTGAGACGGTGGACCCCTATACGGCCAAACCCTGGGCACTGGTTCCGCGCGGCAATGCCGAAGATGCCGACCGCGCCATCCAGGCAGCACACCGCGCCTTCAAGGAAGGGCCGTGGGGCAGGATGCACCCCAGCGCGCGGGGCCGCATCATTTCGAAATTCGGCGACCTGATCGAGGCCAATGCCGATGCGCTGGCCGAGATCGAGGTTCGCGACAACGGCCGCCTGCTGGCCGAAATGCGCCATCAGATCCGCTATATCCCGCGCTGGTATCACTATTACGCCGGTCTTGCCGACAAGATCGAGGGGGCCGTGCATCCCTGCGACAAGGACGCGCTGAGCTTTTCGCGTCACGAACCGCTAGGCGTCTGCGTTGGCATCGTGCCGTGGAACGCGCCGCTGTTCCTGTTCTCGCTCAAGGCCGCGCCGGCGCTGGCCGCGGGTTGCACGCTGGTGATGAAACCGGCCGAATATACATCGGCCACTGCGCTCAAACTGATGGAGTTGGTCGACGAAGCCGGCTTTCCGCCGGGAGTCATCAACGTCGTCACCGGCTACGGCCCGGAGGTGGGTGAACCGCTGGTCACCCATCCCTTGACACGACACGTCGGCTTTACCGGCTCGACTAAGACCGGCGCGCATCTCTATTCTCTGGCGGCAAAGGACATCAAGCGTGTCAGTCTGGAACTGGGCGGCAAATCTCCGAATATCGTCTTCGATGACGCCAACCTGGACAATGCCGTGCGTGGCGTGGTCGGGGGCATCTTTGGCGCCGTGGGCCAGACCTGCATCGCCGGCTCGCGGCTATTGGTGCATCGCAAGGTGCATGACGAGTTTCTGGAAAAACTCACTGCCTTCACGACGACCGCCCGCATCGGCGACCCCAAGCACATGGAGACCCGCATCGGCCCAATCGCCAATGCGATGCAATATCAAAAGGTGTTGGATTATATCGATATCGCCGGCAAGGAAGGCGCCGATCTGATCCTGGGCGGCAAGCGTCCTAACATTGAAGAATGCGCCAGCGGCTTCTTCATCGAACCTACGATTTTTGCCGGCGTGAACAATGACATGCGCATCGCCCGCGAAGAGGTCTTCGGCCCCGTGCTGGCTGCCATCCCTTTCGATGAACCCGAAGAGGCCATCGCCATCGCCAATGACAGCGAATTCGGCCTGGCCGCCGGGGTCTGGACCGCCGATATGCGCCGCGCGCTGCTGATGTCCCAGCGCATCGAAGCGGGCAGCGTCTGGGTCAACACTTATCGGGATGTTTCCTATACCACGCCCTTCGGCGGCTACAAGAAAAGCGGCATCGGTCGCGAGAACGGCATCGAGGGTATCCGCGAGTTCCTCCAGACCAAGGCCATTTGGCTTTCGACTGCCGAGGAAATCGCCGACCCCTTCGTCATCGGGTGA
- a CDS encoding thiamine pyrophosphate-binding protein, protein MRKGAEILADELALNGAQIVYHVPGESFLLALDALATRHPEIRAISCRHENGAAQMAEAHGKLTGQPGVAFVTRSPGATNAVNGVHTAFQDSSPMILIVGQVKRAILEREAFMAYDFRTMFAPMAKWVAQIDDPARIPEFVQRAWATALSGRRGPVVLVVPEDVLEEYCDVAPSIRPASASHAGAPRQQDLERIFGMLGEAERPLVVVGGSDWSETAREDIQSFATRLGLPVVTTFRRRDIIDHRLDCYAGEIGIGSNPALLAHIKEADFVLMLNDALSDVNTIGAGYMEGFTLFSIPHPKQKIVHVMADHADLNRVFQVDLALVADNDATAGALAGHDARPVPTHAEWTAKLRATLLAEREPQPCPGAIDLPGVMGWLRERLPEDAIVTNGVGAYATWSQRYFPHYRLHTQLGPISGSMGYSLPAAIAAKLAYSERVVVDFVGDGCFQMSSEELATAVQYGANIVILLFNNGLYGTIRIHEENRLNGRVNGTDLTNPDFLLLAQAYGAHGERVTTTEEFAPAFERALAAGKPALIEMIIDPEAIHCRYSLSDLRARRAARAPD, encoded by the coding sequence ATGAGAAAAGGTGCAGAAATCCTTGCCGACGAACTGGCGCTGAACGGTGCGCAGATTGTCTATCACGTGCCGGGCGAGAGTTTTCTTCTTGCGCTCGACGCCTTGGCGACGCGACACCCCGAGATCCGCGCGATCAGTTGCCGGCATGAAAACGGCGCGGCGCAGATGGCCGAGGCGCATGGCAAGCTGACAGGCCAGCCGGGCGTTGCCTTCGTTACCCGCAGCCCCGGCGCCACCAACGCGGTCAATGGCGTCCATACCGCCTTCCAGGACAGTTCGCCCATGATCCTGATCGTGGGACAGGTAAAACGCGCGATTCTGGAACGCGAAGCCTTCATGGCCTATGACTTCCGCACGATGTTCGCCCCCATGGCAAAATGGGTGGCGCAGATCGACGACCCCGCCCGTATACCCGAATTCGTTCAGCGCGCCTGGGCCACGGCGCTGTCTGGGCGGCGCGGGCCGGTGGTGCTCGTCGTTCCCGAGGACGTGCTGGAGGAGTACTGCGATGTCGCCCCCTCGATCCGGCCCGCAAGCGCGTCCCATGCAGGCGCCCCACGCCAACAGGATCTTGAGCGTATTTTCGGAATGCTCGGCGAAGCCGAACGGCCGCTGGTCGTCGTCGGCGGCTCGGATTGGAGCGAGACCGCGCGCGAGGACATCCAGAGCTTTGCCACCCGCTTGGGCCTGCCGGTGGTGACGACGTTTCGCCGCCGCGACATCATCGACCACCGCCTGGACTGCTATGCCGGCGAAATCGGCATCGGCTCGAATCCCGCGCTTCTTGCCCATATCAAAGAGGCGGACTTCGTGCTGATGCTCAACGACGCGCTGAGCGACGTGAACACCATCGGCGCAGGTTATATGGAGGGGTTCACGCTTTTCTCGATCCCTCACCCCAAGCAGAAGATCGTCCATGTCATGGCCGACCATGCCGACCTGAACCGGGTGTTCCAGGTTGACTTGGCCCTGGTCGCCGACAACGACGCCACCGCCGGTGCGCTGGCAGGTCATGATGCCCGCCCGGTCCCCACGCATGCGGAATGGACCGCCAAGCTGCGGGCAACCTTGCTGGCAGAGCGCGAACCCCAGCCCTGCCCCGGCGCGATCGACCTGCCCGGGGTAATGGGCTGGTTGCGTGAGCGCTTGCCCGAGGACGCCATCGTCACCAACGGGGTCGGCGCCTATGCTACCTGGAGCCAGCGCTATTTTCCGCATTACCGGCTACACACCCAGCTTGGTCCCATCAGCGGCAGCATGGGCTATTCCCTGCCCGCGGCCATAGCGGCGAAACTGGCCTATTCCGAACGGGTGGTGGTGGATTTCGTGGGGGACGGCTGCTTCCAGATGAGCAGCGAGGAACTGGCGACGGCCGTGCAATACGGCGCCAATATCGTCATCCTGCTTTTCAACAACGGGCTTTACGGCACGATCCGCATCCATGAGGAAAACCGCCTGAATGGCCGCGTGAACGGCACGGACCTGACCAATCCCGACTTCCTGCTGCTGGCGCAAGCTTATGGCGCCCATGGCGAGCGGGTGACCACGACCGAGGAGTTCGCCCCGGCCTTTGAGCGAGCCTTGGCTGCCGGAAAGCCTGCCCTGATCGAGATGATCATCGACCCCGAGGCGATCCATTGCCGCTATTCCCTTAGCGATCTTCGCGCACGCCGTGCAGCGCGGGCGCCTGACTGA
- a CDS encoding ABC transporter substrate-binding protein codes for MNTKHLLAGLALSTFWVGTASAQDCMLRVTTWGGSYQATYESVAEAFEKVNNCRIEWVVGSSPDHLIKARLGQVDVVTNTLLNSIAGEKEGLWAPLDPQKIPNMANLYDNAVYSDYTIFANVGDYVLAYNTDQISEPPTSWDALWDADYRSAVVIYGIDHIPALSLTVMEAEQNGGSIDDIEPGLDRMAELFKNGNLIGALDVESQMVSLFETGDAWIGMMATGRMRDLLSKGADNIAFVRPDEGTFPLISTINIHKDATNLDMAAKFVDYVLSPEVQVAFATHNLYAPTVKNAEVPEDTPYRDLLVMGDAFERLYLPDQEKITANKASWQQRLNQKIGR; via the coding sequence ATGAACACCAAACATCTCCTAGCCGGCCTCGCCCTTTCGACCTTCTGGGTCGGCACAGCTTCGGCACAGGATTGCATGCTGCGCGTCACCACCTGGGGCGGCAGCTATCAGGCCACCTACGAATCCGTGGCCGAAGCCTTTGAAAAGGTAAATAACTGCCGCATAGAATGGGTCGTGGGCTCAAGCCCCGATCACTTGATCAAAGCTCGGCTTGGTCAGGTGGATGTGGTGACCAACACCCTCCTCAACTCCATCGCCGGCGAAAAAGAGGGACTTTGGGCGCCGCTCGACCCGCAGAAAATTCCGAACATGGCCAATCTCTATGACAACGCCGTCTATTCGGACTACACCATCTTTGCCAATGTCGGCGACTACGTGCTGGCCTATAACACCGACCAGATATCGGAACCGCCCACCAGTTGGGATGCGCTGTGGGATGCCGACTACAGAAGCGCGGTGGTGATCTATGGCATCGATCATATCCCCGCGCTTAGCCTGACGGTGATGGAGGCCGAGCAGAACGGCGGCAGCATCGACGACATCGAACCGGGCCTCGACCGCATGGCCGAACTGTTCAAGAACGGCAACCTGATCGGCGCGCTGGATGTGGAAAGCCAGATGGTATCGCTGTTCGAGACCGGGGACGCCTGGATCGGGATGATGGCCACCGGGCGGATGCGCGATCTGCTGTCGAAAGGCGCCGATAACATCGCCTTCGTGCGCCCGGACGAGGGCACCTTCCCGCTTATCTCGACCATCAATATCCACAAGGATGCGACCAATCTCGACATGGCGGCGAAGTTCGTGGACTACGTTCTTAGCCCCGAGGTCCAGGTCGCCTTCGCGACACACAATCTTTATGCACCCACGGTGAAAAATGCCGAGGTGCCCGAGGATACCCCCTATCGCGACCTGTTGGTGATGGGCGACGCCTTCGAACGTCTCTACCTGCCGGATCAGGAAAAGATCACCGCCAACAAGGCCAGCTGGCAGCAACGTCTGAATCAGAAAATCGGGCGCTGA
- a CDS encoding ABC transporter ATP-binding protein, whose amino-acid sequence MSDDAIQVQGVLKSYGTMLAVDDVSFNVAEGEFVSLLGPSGCGKTTTLRMIAGFTDTSGGAIRVHGREVTHLPPDKRDLGFVFQNYALWPHMTVAENVAFGLKLRRKPRDVIRSKIEEALSVTGLSGYEDRLPRQLSGGQQQRVALARALALEPQVLLMDEPLSNLDRALRVVMRRELKELQARMKMTTLYVTHDQEEALSMSNRVVIMNRGRVEQIAAPYELYENPATSFVADFVGITNFLEGTASDTQGGIVGVRLASGQMLHAQARVPVAQGGAVRALIRPERVTISATELSGPNVLAGSVALSEYFGAVLRYTVRLDSGEILRAEVHNFDNFLAGGSRVWICVLPEHLRVIPHDPRG is encoded by the coding sequence ATGTCCGACGATGCCATTCAAGTCCAGGGAGTCCTGAAGAGCTACGGCACCATGCTGGCCGTGGACGATGTCTCCTTCAATGTCGCCGAGGGCGAGTTCGTTTCGCTTCTTGGCCCCAGCGGCTGTGGCAAGACCACGACGCTGCGGATGATTGCGGGCTTCACCGACACCTCCGGCGGTGCGATCCGCGTGCATGGCCGCGAGGTCACCCACCTGCCCCCCGACAAGCGCGATCTGGGTTTCGTGTTCCAGAACTATGCGCTCTGGCCGCATATGACGGTGGCCGAGAACGTGGCGTTCGGGCTGAAACTGCGACGCAAACCGCGTGATGTCATCCGCAGCAAGATCGAGGAGGCGCTGTCGGTTACCGGTCTCTCGGGCTACGAGGACCGTCTGCCGCGCCAGCTTTCGGGCGGGCAGCAGCAGCGGGTGGCGCTTGCCCGAGCATTGGCGCTTGAACCGCAGGTGCTGCTGATGGATGAGCCGCTGTCGAACCTCGACCGCGCGCTGCGCGTGGTCATGCGCCGCGAACTCAAGGAGTTGCAGGCACGCATGAAGATGACGACGCTTTATGTGACCCATGATCAGGAAGAGGCGCTTTCCATGTCAAACCGGGTCGTGATCATGAATCGCGGCAGGGTCGAACAGATCGCCGCGCCCTATGAGCTTTACGAAAATCCCGCCACCAGTTTCGTCGCGGATTTCGTAGGTATCACGAATTTCCTCGAAGGCACCGCCAGCGATACACAGGGCGGGATCGTCGGGGTGCGTCTGGCCTCGGGCCAGATGCTGCATGCACAGGCACGCGTGCCGGTAGCGCAGGGAGGTGCGGTACGCGCATTGATCCGCCCCGAGCGGGTGACGATCTCTGCCACCGAACTTTCGGGCCCCAATGTGCTGGCCGGCAGTGTCGCGCTTTCTGAATATTTCGGCGCTGTGCTGCGTTATACTGTCCGGCTCGACAGCGGCGAGATCCTGCGCGCCGAGGTGCATAATTTCGATAACTTCCTCGCGGGCGGCAGCAGGGTCTGGATCTGCGTACTGCCCGAGCATCTGCGGGTGATCCCGCATGATCCGCGAGGCTGA
- a CDS encoding ABC transporter permease translates to MIRRLLPPLAPALIALLIFVALPMLWVLRTSFNELGDGAYVVEAMTLDNYIRFLGDPWYLVNTLWFSIRIAVVATAISVICAYPVALYIVKTTGLQRNILMALIMAPLLIGLVTLVYGWIVIFRGGGLLNSLMIALHVYDRPVRYMWDIKGVVILLVYIGAPYVVLSLLDSLERLNPFLVEAARNVGASRWTAFWKVVFPMTMPGLYAALVIVFSLNFSAFAVPLMIGNSNTQMIGLIIYREALLNNDLPFASALSVIMVAVNALILVGMAALFGRIILNRLEAKR, encoded by the coding sequence ATGATCCGACGTCTGCTCCCCCCGCTGGCCCCCGCACTTATCGCGCTGCTGATCTTTGTCGCTTTGCCCATGCTGTGGGTATTGCGCACCAGCTTCAACGAACTTGGCGATGGCGCCTATGTTGTCGAGGCGATGACGCTCGACAATTATATCCGTTTCCTGGGCGACCCCTGGTACCTGGTGAACACGCTCTGGTTTTCGATCCGCATCGCGGTTGTGGCAACGGCAATCTCGGTCATATGTGCCTATCCGGTCGCGCTTTACATCGTGAAAACCACCGGGTTGCAGCGCAATATCCTGATGGCACTGATCATGGCCCCGCTGCTGATCGGTCTGGTAACCTTGGTCTATGGCTGGATCGTGATCTTCCGCGGCGGCGGGCTGCTCAATTCCTTGATGATCGCGCTGCATGTCTATGACCGGCCGGTGCGCTACATGTGGGACATCAAGGGGGTGGTGATCCTGCTGGTCTATATCGGCGCGCCCTATGTGGTGTTGTCGCTGCTCGACAGCCTCGAACGCCTCAACCCCTTCTTGGTCGAGGCCGCACGCAATGTCGGCGCCAGCCGCTGGACCGCCTTCTGGAAGGTGGTCTTCCCGATGACCATGCCGGGGCTTTATGCCGCTCTCGTCATCGTCTTTTCGCTGAACTTCTCGGCTTTCGCGGTGCCGCTGATGATCGGCAACAGCAATACGCAGATGATCGGCCTGATCATCTATCGCGAGGCGCTGCTGAACAATGATCTTCCCTTCGCCTCGGCGCTGTCGGTGATCATGGTGGCAGTGAACGCACTCATCCTTGTAGGCATGGCCGCTCTTTTCGGTCGGATCATTCTCAACCGACTGGAGGCAAAGCGATGA
- a CDS encoding ABC transporter permease, with product MTRLDLGTIALRFFTLLMMAFLIFPIAVTLIVAVNPREFILPPNGFTLDWFKAAWSSKTFLRGMGVSLVLGIVAATLANALALPAAMALVRNDFRGKGAINLLLMSPLLIPTTIFSLALYIWFVRVGYGSGLVPLLVGHTIHIMPYALRILTASLHNLDPSYEEAAQNVGAGRIRTLFSITLPVIRTGLISSFALCFILSWNDFPISVFLAPPGWTPLPVELFAYIKFQYDAVAAALAGSLILLSAVAMVVIDRLAGLRRVLRS from the coding sequence ATGACGCGGCTTGATCTTGGCACGATTGCCCTGCGATTTTTCACGCTGCTGATGATGGCCTTCCTGATCTTCCCGATCGCTGTCACGCTGATCGTGGCGGTCAACCCGCGCGAGTTCATCCTGCCGCCGAACGGTTTCACGCTGGATTGGTTCAAGGCCGCATGGAGTTCCAAGACCTTCCTGCGCGGCATGGGGGTCAGCCTTGTCCTTGGCATCGTGGCAGCCACGCTGGCCAATGCGCTGGCGCTGCCCGCAGCCATGGCGCTGGTGCGCAATGATTTTCGAGGCAAGGGCGCGATCAACCTTCTGCTGATGTCGCCGCTGCTGATCCCGACGACCATCTTCAGCCTGGCGCTCTATATCTGGTTTGTACGGGTGGGATATGGCTCCGGCCTCGTGCCGCTGCTGGTGGGGCATACGATCCATATCATGCCTTATGCGCTGCGCATCCTGACGGCGAGCCTGCACAATCTCGATCCCAGCTATGAAGAGGCCGCGCAAAACGTGGGCGCGGGCCGCATTCGGACGCTGTTCTCGATAACGCTGCCGGTGATCCGCACCGGGCTGATCTCAAGCTTCGCGCTGTGCTTCATCCTGTCCTGGAACGACTTTCCGATCTCGGTGTTTCTTGCACCGCCAGGCTGGACGCCGCTGCCGGTCGAGCTCTTCGCCTATATCAAATTCCAGTACGACGCGGTGGCAGCGGCGCTGGCAGGATCGCTCATCTTACTTTCGGCAGTCGCCATGGTGGTCATTGACCGGCTGGCGGGCCTGCGGCGGGTCCTGCGTTCCTGA
- a CDS encoding RidA family protein yields MKNRIFTGAPSETLAGYAKAVIVGTTIHVSGTTGRDPLTNLFPEDAGQQARNALTSIDAALREAGSSLADAVVSRVYVTDPEAAAAVSPVLGEVFADIRPTSTFLICQIPAPGAKVEIEITASRNIA; encoded by the coding sequence ATGAAAAACCGCATTTTTACCGGCGCACCCTCCGAGACGCTTGCCGGTTACGCCAAGGCTGTCATTGTCGGAACAACAATCCATGTCTCGGGCACGACCGGTCGCGACCCTCTGACCAACCTCTTTCCCGAGGATGCGGGACAACAGGCGCGCAACGCGCTGACCTCGATCGACGCAGCCCTTCGCGAGGCTGGGTCAAGCCTTGCAGATGCCGTCGTCAGCCGGGTCTACGTGACCGACCCGGAAGCCGCGGCGGCCGTAAGTCCGGTTCTTGGCGAGGTCTTTGCGGACATCCGCCCGACAAGCACATTCCTGATCTGCCAAATCCCGGCACCGGGCGCGAAAGTCGAGATCGAGATCACGGCGTCCAGAAATATCGCTTAG
- a CDS encoding alpha/beta hydrolase, giving the protein MAARFPTMPNRPVRHAVWTQDFWRRLSVPGLLLGALLLAASLTPSLIPRAPVPQGVLAGVCFAIGYGLGVLGDDLWTWLGLRRGSDRLQQSSARAALAVAVVVVTAFSWQSAAWQNSIRELMGIEAVPNSSPWIVLGIAVAVFVLAVLLMRGVTRLYYWSESLSGRVMPVRLARLVAAAAAMILLVLLVNGVLLRGVFQLADRSFGALDARIESDLAPPADPMATGSATSLVPWQDLGRTGRDFIAAGPTAADISGLTGRPALQPIRVYVGLNGARTPEERAALALAELIRVGGFDRKVLIVTVPTGTGWMDPSATDPIEYLHDGDTANVAVQYSYFSSPLSLLFESGFASETGRALFREVYGHWTALPKDKRPKLYLFGLSLGSSGSEQSFSLHEVFPDPFDGALWAGPPFSNPIWRSATRDREAGSPEWLPVFGDSSMIRFSSQENQAAMPGVPWGPMRIVYLQYASDPITFFSAASFWRRPDWMQAPRGPDVSPELRWYPVVTGLQLALDMAIGLAVPPGFGHDYAPAHYIDAWIAVTAPEGWSPEDVARLKERLLR; this is encoded by the coding sequence ATGGCAGCACGTTTCCCCACCATGCCGAACCGCCCTGTCCGTCACGCAGTCTGGACCCAGGATTTTTGGCGCCGGCTGTCGGTGCCGGGGCTGCTGCTGGGGGCACTGCTGCTGGCGGCGTCGCTGACGCCCTCGCTGATCCCGCGCGCGCCGGTGCCGCAGGGCGTTCTGGCTGGGGTGTGCTTCGCCATCGGCTATGGGTTGGGGGTGCTGGGCGACGATCTGTGGACCTGGCTGGGTTTGCGCCGCGGCAGCGACAGACTGCAGCAGAGCAGTGCCCGGGCCGCGCTGGCGGTGGCGGTCGTCGTCGTCACCGCGTTCAGTTGGCAGTCGGCGGCCTGGCAGAACTCGATCCGCGAGCTGATGGGGATCGAGGCGGTCCCCAATTCCAGCCCGTGGATAGTGCTGGGCATCGCCGTGGCTGTCTTCGTGCTGGCGGTGCTGCTGATGCGGGGGGTGACCCGGCTGTATTACTGGTCAGAATCCCTGTCGGGCCGGGTGATGCCGGTGCGGTTGGCGAGGTTGGTGGCGGCGGCGGCGGCGATGATCCTGCTGGTGCTGCTGGTCAACGGCGTGCTGCTGCGCGGAGTCTTTCAACTCGCGGATCGCTCTTTCGGGGCACTGGACGCGCGGATCGAATCCGACCTTGCCCCGCCCGCCGATCCGATGGCGACGGGCAGTGCGACCTCGCTGGTGCCTTGGCAGGACCTGGGCCGCACCGGGCGCGACTTTATCGCCGCAGGCCCGACAGCGGCGGATATCTCGGGCCTGACCGGTCGCCCGGCCTTGCAGCCGATCCGGGTCTATGTCGGCCTGAACGGTGCCCGCACCCCGGAAGAGCGCGCGGCGCTGGCCTTGGCTGAACTGATCCGCGTCGGCGGCTTCGACCGCAAGGTGTTGATCGTGACGGTTCCGACCGGGACCGGCTGGATGGATCCTTCGGCGACGGACCCGATCGAATACCTGCATGACGGCGACACCGCCAATGTCGCGGTGCAGTATTCCTATTTCAGCAGCCCGCTGTCGCTGCTGTTCGAGTCAGGGTTTGCCTCGGAAACCGGCCGGGCGCTGTTTCGCGAGGTCTATGGTCACTGGACCGCACTGCCAAAGGACAAGCGGCCGAAACTTTATCTGTTCGGCCTCAGTCTCGGCTCCTCGGGGTCCGAGCAGTCCTTCAGCCTGCACGAGGTTTTCCCCGATCCCTTCGACGGTGCGTTGTGGGCGGGACCGCCGTTTTCGAACCCGATCTGGCGCTCGGCCACGCGCGACCGCGAGGCGGGCAGCCCGGAATGGCTGCCGGTATTCGGCGACAGCTCGATGATCCGTTTTTCCAGTCAGGAGAATCAGGCGGCAATGCCGGGCGTGCCCTGGGGACCGATGCGCATCGTCTATCTGCAATATGCCAGTGACCCGATCACCTTTTTCAGCGCCGCCAGCTTCTGGCGCCGGCCCGACTGGATGCAGGCGCCGCGCGGGCCGGACGTGTCGCCGGAACTGCGCTGGTATCCGGTGGTGACGGGGCTGCAACTGGCGCTGGACATGGCCATCGGCCTCGCGGTGCCGCCGGGTTTCGGCCATGACTATGCGCCGGCGCATTATATCGACGCCTGGATCGCGGTGACGGCGCCCGAAGGCTGGTCGCCCGAGGATGTCGCGCGGTTGAAGGAGAGGCTGCTTCGCTGA
- a CDS encoding AI-2E family transporter has product MTGTAPPHSPAPPPSGSSAPVVRLFAGVGIVVLGVAALYHAGPVIVPVVQAVVVWMVLNAFANWLRRLPGIGPSLPGWGALLIASLVTLVACAIVARIALSSVAQVTAEAQAFHDLLTTWVERLALRFGIEDAAGVQDLFSGVRLDVVARMVVSATTSTIGQFSIVMVYVGFMLVDQQFLGAKMAFLFPDPTRRAKVDQLVRRLALAIYGYLQVMTFASVLTSAVIYLILRLVGLESAGFWATAIFFLNFIPTIGSILGTVLPVAFVLIEVQSFGAVIAALVGVGATQFVVGNILVPRLFGNRLNVSLFVVLLSIFSFGALWGLTGMFVAMPVTAMLIIAFGHFEATRPIAIILSRNGDVSDPSPSPDELLK; this is encoded by the coding sequence ATGACCGGCACCGCGCCCCCCCATTCGCCCGCCCCGCCGCCGTCCGGGTCCAGCGCGCCCGTGGTCCGGCTGTTCGCCGGCGTGGGCATCGTCGTTCTGGGTGTCGCCGCGCTTTACCATGCCGGGCCGGTAATCGTGCCGGTGGTGCAGGCCGTCGTGGTCTGGATGGTCCTGAACGCCTTCGCCAACTGGCTGCGGCGGCTACCCGGAATTGGGCCGAGCCTGCCGGGCTGGGGTGCACTGCTGATCGCGTCGCTGGTAACGCTGGTCGCCTGCGCAATCGTGGCGCGCATCGCACTCAGTTCCGTCGCACAGGTCACCGCCGAAGCTCAGGCATTCCACGATTTGCTGACAACTTGGGTCGAGCGGCTGGCGTTGCGCTTCGGCATCGAGGATGCCGCCGGGGTGCAAGACCTGTTCAGCGGCGTGCGGCTGGACGTGGTGGCGCGAATGGTGGTCTCGGCCACCACGAGCACCATCGGCCAGTTCAGCATCGTGATGGTCTATGTCGGCTTCATGCTGGTGGATCAGCAGTTCCTGGGCGCAAAAATGGCCTTCCTCTTCCCCGATCCCACGCGCCGGGCCAAGGTCGACCAGTTGGTTCGCCGTCTCGCGCTGGCGATCTATGGCTATCTGCAGGTGATGACCTTCGCCTCGGTGCTGACCTCGGCCGTGATCTACCTGATCCTGCGCCTGGTGGGCCTGGAATCGGCCGGGTTCTGGGCGACGGCGATCTTTTTCCTGAACTTCATCCCCACCATCGGCTCGATCCTCGGCACCGTGCTGCCCGTCGCATTCGTGCTCATCGAGGTGCAATCCTTTGGGGCGGTCATCGCCGCGCTGGTCGGCGTGGGCGCAACGCAATTCGTGGTCGGCAATATCCTGGTGCCACGCCTGTTCGGCAACCGGCTGAATGTCAGCCTGTTCGTGGTGTTACTGTCGATCTTTTCCTTTGGCGCGCTGTGGGGACTGACGGGAATGTTCGTGGCCATGCCAGTCACCGCCATGCTGATTATCGCGTTCGGCCATTTCGAGGCCACCCGCCCCATCGCCATCATTTTGTCCCGCAACGGCGATGTCAGCGACCCCAGCCCCTCGCCGGACGAGCTTTTGAAATGA
- a CDS encoding phage holin family protein, whose amino-acid sequence MIRLIAMIVIELAASAVGLLAAAWLLPDFTLSISGFLWAIGVFTAARLILAPLIFKLSFQHARALTGGIALVTTFAGLLVTTWLTDGLQINGVSTWIIATLIVWLFGVVAVLLLPMIIFKKALAKARSGAQIPPMR is encoded by the coding sequence ATGATCCGGCTTATCGCCATGATCGTCATTGAACTGGCGGCAAGCGCCGTCGGCCTGTTGGCGGCCGCATGGCTGCTGCCCGACTTCACGTTGAGCATCTCGGGTTTCCTTTGGGCGATCGGGGTGTTCACCGCCGCCCGCCTGATCCTGGCGCCGCTGATCTTCAAGCTGTCCTTCCAGCATGCCCGCGCCCTGACCGGTGGCATTGCGCTGGTCACCACCTTTGCTGGGTTGCTGGTGACCACCTGGCTGACCGACGGGTTGCAGATCAACGGGGTCTCGACCTGGATCATCGCCACGCTGATCGTCTGGCTGTTCGGGGTCGTCGCGGTACTGCTGCTGCCGATGATAATCTTCAAGAAGGCACTGGCGAAGGCGCGCTCGGGCGCCCAGATCCCGCCGATGCGCTGA